The Ancylobacter sp. SL191 nucleotide sequence GGAAAGCGACGCCTTGCTGGCACGCGACTACGTGTTGGCAAGCCACCCAGCCGTAAAGCTCACTGAGATGAGCGATTTTCCTGAGTTGTCTCAGCCCCCGCCATCATAAGCACAAGGAATTTCCACTATATGAAAATCTTATGATCTGAAATTCTTATCGTGGAATATTATTGACGCCTCTGCCGGGAACATGGTCGGCTACCGACATCCATGATTTCGGAGCCTGCCACGGCAGGGGCGACGATGAGCAAGTTCTCCCCCTTCACCACCACCCTTTGGTACGCGACCGCATCCCCCGCGCCGGTAACGGCGCCGCTCAAAGGGCGCGTGAGCGCCGATGTCTGCATTGTCGGGGCGGGTTTCACCGGCCTGACCACGGCGCTCGAACTCGCCCGACAAGGGGTGAAGGTCGTGCTGCTGGAAGCCCAGGAGGCGGGCTTCGGCGGCTCCGGGCGCAATGCCGGCCATTGCACGCCGACCTTCAGCTATTACAGCATTCCCGCGCTGCGCAAGATCCTCGGCGAGCCCTGGGCCGAGCGCCTGATCCACCGCCAGACCCGCGCCAATGACCGGGTTTCGGCGATGATCCGTGATTATCAGATCGACTGCGAGTGGCAGCAGAACGGTTATGTCATGGGCGCGTTGCGTCCCGGCGCGGTGGACATACTCAAGGGCAAGGTCGACCAGTACAACGCCGTCGGCGCCCGCACCCGGCTGCTGGACCGCGACGAAGTGACCGCGCTCACCGGAAGCCCGCGCTTCCATGCCGGCTGGTTCCACGAAGAAGCCGGGCACATGAATCCGCTCGGCTATGCGCGCGGCTTGGCCCGCGCCGCCATGCAGGAAGGCGCCGCGCTCTTCACGCAGTCGCCGGCCGAAGACATCGAACCGGAAGGCTTGCGCTGGAAGGTCAGGACACCGCACGGCGAGGTGATCGCCGACAAGGTGATCTTCGCCACCGGCGCTTACACCGTGAAGGCGTGGCCGAAGCTCGACCGCAGCTTCAAGATCCTCAAGGTCTTCGTCTGCGCCACCCAGCCACTCGACCTGGAACTGCGCGCCCGCGTGTTGCCGCAGAACACCACGATGCATGACGGGCGTGGCGATATCTATGTCTACAAATACAATGCCGAGGGGCGCATCGTCGCTTCCATGTTCCCGATGGGCGCGCGCGGCACGGACATGGCCTACACCCATCAGGTGATGGCAGACCGGCTGCGCTGGCTGCACCCGCAGATCGCCGGCCCCATTCGCTGGGAATATTTCTGGTACGGCGAGCTCGATATGCAGGTGCGCACCGTGCCGCGCCTATTCGGCCTGGCGCCTGGCGTCGTGGCGCTCACGGGGCTCTCCGGACGCGGCGTGCCGACCGGTTCCATGCTCGGCGGCATTCTCTCGGAATGGGCCATGGGCGTGCCCGAGGCCGATCTGTCGCTGCGCATCGAGCCGCTGGAAGCCGCGCCTTTCTACATGGATTATGCGCCGAAGCTGAGGCTGCGCTACTTCCGCTACACCGACACCCGCGCTGCACGGCGCGAGGGTGCCGAGCTGCCCCCCCACGCCTGAGAGGATCATCATGGCTACACGTACCGTTCTCATCTCCGGTGGTGGACGCGGCATCGGCGCGGCGACTGGCCGGGCGATGATGCAGGCTGGCTGGAACGTGTCGCTCGGCATGCGCGATCCCGGCCTGCCGGATTGGGCCGCGCAGGGCCCGGGTGAGGTGCAAGCCTGCGCCTATGAAGCGACCGATCCCGGAGCGGCGGAGCGTTGGGTGGCCGAGGCGCGGGCGCGCTTTGGCGGTATTGATGCCGTGGTGGCCAATGCCGGCATCATGATCCGCAAGGATGTCATCGCCGCCGAGGACGACGAGCTCGCCCGACTGATGGAGGTCCATGTCGCCGCCCCCCGCCGTCTGGCCAAGGCGGCCTGGGACGACCTGGCCGCCAGCGGGCAGGGACGGGTGATCATCGTCTCCTCGCTCTCCGGCAAACGGGTGAAGTCGGCGGTCTCCAGCCTCTATTCGGTGTCCAAATTCGCCGCCACCGGCCTTGCCCATGCGCTGCGGCACACCGGCTTCGACAAGGGCATCCGCGCGACCGCCGTCTGTCCCGGCTTCGTGGCGACCGACATGGGGCTGCCGCTCACCACGCGCAGTGCCGAGGAACTGACCGATCCGGCCGATATCGGCCGCGCCATCCGCTTTCTGATCGAGCTGCCGAACACCTCGAGCGTCGCCGAATTCGCGGTCAACTGGACGCTGGAGGAGTCGTTCTGACCGCGGATCAGTTGCGGCTCTCGATCAGGTCGATCTCGGCCCGCAACAGGGCGGCGTAGGTCTCGACGAAGCCCGGCACGATCTTGGCGCAGAGAAAGGTGAAGCCCAGCGAGGCCACTGGCACGCCGGCCTCGTCGAGGATCGGCATGGCGACACCCGCGATGCCGGGAATAAGCTCGCCGATATCGACGGCATAGCCGCGCGCACGCGTTTCCCCGATCAACCTCTCCACCTTCTCAGTGGGAAGGTCGCGAAAGGCGCAGAAGCGGGATTCGTTGGCGCGCAGGATGAAGTCCTGCTCCTCACGATCGAGGTAGGCCAGCATGGCGATGCTGCCCGGCCCGGCACCGAGGGGCACGGATCCGCCGATGGAGCCGGTCAGCGTCTGCACCACGCATTCGCCGTCGCGCCGGTCAAGGCAGATGGAATCGTGGTTGTGGCGGGCCATGAGATGGGTGGTCTCGCCGGTCTTCTTGCGCAGCCGCGCCAGGCTGATCTCGCAGCGGCTGATGAGCCCCGGACCACGGGCGGCGCGGGCACCGTAGATGAACATCTTGGCGCCCAGCCGGTAGCGTTTGCGCTTGTCGTCGCGGGCCAGCAGCCGATGCCCGACCAGCGTATTGAGGATGCGGTGGCAGGTGGCGGTATTGAGCCCCGACTGCTGCACCAGATCCTTGAGCGTCATGCCGTCGGTCGCGCCGTCGGCGATGAGGTCCAGCAGCAGGGCAGCGCGGTCCAGCAACTGGGAGCCATTAGCAGAGGCGATAGCCATTTTACCACATAATGAAAAATCACGAG carries:
- a CDS encoding SDR family NAD(P)-dependent oxidoreductase, which produces MATRTVLISGGGRGIGAATGRAMMQAGWNVSLGMRDPGLPDWAAQGPGEVQACAYEATDPGAAERWVAEARARFGGIDAVVANAGIMIRKDVIAAEDDELARLMEVHVAAPRRLAKAAWDDLAASGQGRVIIVSSLSGKRVKSAVSSLYSVSKFAATGLAHALRHTGFDKGIRATAVCPGFVATDMGLPLTTRSAEELTDPADIGRAIRFLIELPNTSSVAEFAVNWTLEESF
- a CDS encoding IclR family transcriptional regulator; amino-acid sequence: MAIASANGSQLLDRAALLLDLIADGATDGMTLKDLVQQSGLNTATCHRILNTLVGHRLLARDDKRKRYRLGAKMFIYGARAARGPGLISRCEISLARLRKKTGETTHLMARHNHDSICLDRRDGECVVQTLTGSIGGSVPLGAGPGSIAMLAYLDREEQDFILRANESRFCAFRDLPTEKVERLIGETRARGYAVDIGELIPGIAGVAMPILDEAGVPVASLGFTFLCAKIVPGFVETYAALLRAEIDLIESRN
- a CDS encoding NAD(P)/FAD-dependent oxidoreductase, translating into MSKFSPFTTTLWYATASPAPVTAPLKGRVSADVCIVGAGFTGLTTALELARQGVKVVLLEAQEAGFGGSGRNAGHCTPTFSYYSIPALRKILGEPWAERLIHRQTRANDRVSAMIRDYQIDCEWQQNGYVMGALRPGAVDILKGKVDQYNAVGARTRLLDRDEVTALTGSPRFHAGWFHEEAGHMNPLGYARGLARAAMQEGAALFTQSPAEDIEPEGLRWKVRTPHGEVIADKVIFATGAYTVKAWPKLDRSFKILKVFVCATQPLDLELRARVLPQNTTMHDGRGDIYVYKYNAEGRIVASMFPMGARGTDMAYTHQVMADRLRWLHPQIAGPIRWEYFWYGELDMQVRTVPRLFGLAPGVVALTGLSGRGVPTGSMLGGILSEWAMGVPEADLSLRIEPLEAAPFYMDYAPKLRLRYFRYTDTRAARREGAELPPHA